From Kineosporia succinea, the proteins below share one genomic window:
- a CDS encoding ATP-binding protein encodes MFTRVAIVNRGEAAMRLIHAVRDLAAETGERIETVALYTDADRNSTFVREADVAHFLGAASTRPYLNLEVLEKALVETGADAAWVGWGFVAEDPAFAELCDRIGVTFVGPSAEAMRLLGDKIGSKLIAEEVGVPVAPWSGGKLDSLEHALETGERLGYPLMLKATAGGGGRGIRKVTNADELTEAFQRTSDEALRAFGSGVLFLESLVSGARHVEVQVIADGQGGAWALGVRDCSVQRRNQKVIEESASAVLAPEQTAELKASAERLAVKVGYRGAATVEFLYRPADKLFAFLEVNTRLQVEHPITEITTGTDLVRLQLHVAGGGTLEGAPPAEIGHAVEARLNAEDPDRDFAPSPGRITRLLLPAGPGIRVDTGVSEGDTIPADFDSMIAKIIAHGRDREQALARLRRAMTETVVLIEGGSTNKSFVLDLLEAPEVIDASADTGWIDRVRAEGRLISHRHSAVALTAAAIEAYRDEEKVSRQRLLATAHGGRPQVQHDSSRPLDLKLRGVAYRVSVARTGAASYRVGISSGGDVHPADVEVQRFDRHSGRIVVNGERFRLVTATHGPIHLIEVNGVAHRVSLDEGGVVRSPAPALVVATPVAVGDEVEANAPLLVLESMKMETVLRSPFRARVRECPVSVGSQVETGAPLMRLEPLTDGAEVVEAPVAQAQIDLPVAPSDHTPDERVERGLRDLRSLLLGFDVASPDVLSDYLAARSELAGPPLPGEVDLVQVFADLSELSRNRPRTGLEIEPGNPVHSPREYFHSYLQSLDVERAGVSPVFQARLVQVLGYYGVTELDRTPELEAAVFRIFLAQQRLASSSAAVSQLLRDWLAGLAPQDGLGERAGTVLRHLVEATQVRYPVVSDLARAVVFRWFTQPTLRRNRATVYAAVSEDLRYLDRLPDAPDRPERIQAMVAGPEPLVRLVGQRIGRPAVDHTALLEVLTRRYYGNRGLVGTVGVRDAAGLRFVTAEHTSPSRRSQVVTTAVDVTELPAALNGITELAAGVAERSLVADLYVAWEDQPDTEAIVARLSELLAPLEVPASVRRITVTVAGTRGAVMHHHFTFRPSPDGFAEDRLIRGLHPQIAQRLQLQRLREFHLTRLPSTDEEIYLFKAVAHSNPADERLFLMGQVRDLTPQRKPDGTLIALPSVENAVINGVDAIRAAQAATPNNRRLATNRIMMYVWPVTDLTDPEFGLLVQRLLPAVVGAGLEEVQFVARRRNEAGEIVDFAVRIQPAPGRGAKVVVCEPPTEPLQPLDDYRQKVLRAASRGNVYPYELTGLLTGATGSFTEYDFVDGVFAKVERAPGGNTAAIVAGVATTPTDRHPQGVTRVVLLGDPTKALGSLSEPECARVIAALDLADELKVPLEWYALSAGAKISMTSGTENMDWVAKALKRIVLFTQAGGEINVVVAGINVGAQPYWNAEATMLMHTKGILVMTPDSAMVLTGKQSLDFSGGVSAEDNFGIGGYDRVMGPNGQAQYWAPDLAGARDILMTHYDHAYIAPGESTPRSVSTSDPRDRDIRSYPHSAGEEFTTVGEIFSSEFNPDRKKPFDIRTVMRALSDQDHPVLERWAGMAESDTSVVQDAHIGGHPVCLIGIESKSVARRGFPPTDGPDTYTAGTLFPQSSKKTARAINAASGNRPLVVLANLSGFDGSPESMRRLQLEYGAEIGRAIVNFDGPIIFTVISRYHGGAFVVFSKALNPNMTVLALEGSFASVLGGAPAAAVVFAGEVNKRTSKDPRVADLQAQVLAVTGAERAALSAKLAEVHSSVRAEMLASVAAEFDRVHSIRRAVEVGSVDEIVSAQQLRPRVITAIESGLAQR; translated from the coding sequence GTGTTCACACGTGTCGCCATCGTCAACCGCGGAGAGGCCGCGATGCGGCTCATCCATGCCGTCCGCGACCTCGCCGCGGAGACCGGGGAGCGGATCGAGACGGTCGCGCTGTACACCGACGCCGACCGGAACTCGACGTTCGTGCGGGAGGCCGACGTCGCCCACTTCCTGGGCGCCGCCTCCACGCGTCCCTACCTCAACCTCGAGGTCCTCGAGAAGGCACTGGTCGAGACCGGGGCCGACGCGGCCTGGGTCGGCTGGGGCTTCGTCGCCGAGGACCCCGCGTTCGCCGAGCTGTGCGACCGCATCGGCGTCACCTTCGTCGGCCCCAGCGCCGAGGCCATGCGCCTGCTCGGTGACAAGATCGGCTCCAAGCTGATCGCCGAGGAGGTCGGCGTGCCGGTCGCCCCGTGGAGCGGCGGCAAGCTCGACTCGCTCGAGCACGCGCTGGAGACCGGCGAGCGCCTGGGCTACCCGCTGATGCTCAAGGCCACGGCCGGGGGCGGCGGCCGCGGTATCCGCAAGGTCACCAACGCCGACGAGCTGACCGAGGCGTTCCAGCGCACCAGCGACGAGGCGCTGCGCGCGTTCGGCTCGGGCGTGCTGTTCCTGGAGAGCCTGGTCAGCGGCGCCCGTCACGTCGAGGTGCAGGTCATCGCCGACGGGCAGGGCGGCGCCTGGGCGCTGGGCGTGCGTGACTGCTCGGTTCAGCGGCGCAACCAGAAGGTGATCGAGGAGTCGGCCTCGGCGGTCCTGGCCCCGGAGCAGACGGCCGAGCTCAAGGCCTCGGCCGAGCGGTTGGCCGTGAAGGTCGGCTACCGCGGCGCCGCCACCGTCGAGTTCCTCTACCGCCCGGCCGACAAGCTCTTCGCCTTCCTCGAGGTGAACACCCGCCTGCAGGTGGAACACCCGATCACCGAGATCACCACCGGTACCGACCTGGTGCGCCTGCAGCTGCACGTCGCGGGCGGCGGCACCCTCGAGGGCGCCCCGCCGGCCGAGATCGGTCACGCGGTGGAGGCCCGGCTCAACGCCGAGGACCCCGACCGCGACTTCGCGCCCTCCCCCGGCCGGATCACCCGCCTGCTGCTGCCGGCCGGCCCGGGCATCCGCGTCGACACCGGCGTCAGCGAGGGCGACACCATCCCGGCCGACTTCGACTCGATGATCGCCAAGATCATCGCCCACGGCCGCGACCGCGAGCAGGCCCTCGCGCGCCTGCGCCGGGCGATGACCGAGACCGTCGTCCTGATCGAGGGCGGCTCCACCAACAAGAGCTTCGTGCTCGACCTGCTCGAGGCGCCCGAGGTGATCGACGCGTCCGCCGACACCGGCTGGATCGACCGGGTGCGCGCCGAGGGCCGCCTGATCAGCCACCGGCACTCCGCGGTGGCCCTGACCGCGGCCGCCATCGAGGCGTACCGCGACGAGGAGAAGGTCAGCCGTCAGCGTCTGCTCGCGACCGCCCACGGTGGCCGCCCGCAGGTGCAGCACGACAGCAGCCGCCCCCTCGACCTGAAGCTGCGCGGTGTCGCCTACCGGGTGAGCGTGGCCCGCACCGGCGCGGCCAGCTACCGGGTCGGCATCTCCAGCGGCGGCGACGTGCACCCGGCCGACGTCGAGGTGCAGCGTTTCGACCGGCACAGCGGCCGGATCGTGGTCAACGGCGAGCGTTTCCGTCTGGTCACGGCCACGCACGGCCCGATCCACCTGATCGAGGTCAACGGGGTGGCCCACCGCGTCAGCCTCGACGAGGGCGGTGTCGTGCGATCCCCCGCCCCCGCGCTGGTGGTCGCGACGCCGGTCGCGGTCGGCGACGAGGTCGAGGCCAACGCCCCGCTGCTGGTGCTCGAGAGCATGAAGATGGAGACGGTGCTGCGCTCGCCGTTCCGGGCCCGGGTGCGCGAGTGCCCGGTGTCGGTCGGCAGCCAGGTCGAGACCGGTGCCCCGCTGATGCGGCTCGAGCCGCTCACCGACGGGGCCGAGGTCGTCGAGGCCCCGGTGGCGCAGGCGCAGATCGACCTGCCCGTGGCGCCGTCCGACCACACCCCCGACGAGCGGGTCGAGCGCGGTCTGCGTGACCTGCGCAGCCTGCTGCTCGGTTTCGACGTGGCCTCACCCGACGTGCTCAGCGACTACCTGGCCGCCCGCTCCGAGCTGGCCGGCCCGCCGCTGCCCGGTGAGGTCGACCTGGTGCAGGTCTTCGCCGACCTGTCCGAACTGAGCCGCAACCGCCCGCGCACCGGCCTGGAGATCGAGCCCGGCAACCCGGTGCACAGCCCGCGCGAGTACTTCCACAGCTACCTGCAGAGCCTCGACGTGGAACGGGCCGGCGTCAGCCCGGTGTTCCAGGCCCGTCTGGTGCAGGTGCTGGGCTACTACGGCGTGACCGAGCTCGACCGCACCCCCGAGCTCGAGGCCGCGGTCTTCCGGATCTTCCTGGCCCAGCAGCGCCTGGCCTCCTCCAGCGCCGCGGTCTCCCAGCTGCTGCGCGACTGGCTGGCCGGCCTGGCCCCCCAGGACGGGCTCGGCGAGCGCGCCGGCACCGTCCTGCGTCACCTGGTCGAGGCCACCCAGGTCCGCTACCCGGTCGTCTCGGACCTGGCCCGGGCCGTGGTGTTCCGCTGGTTCACCCAGCCCACGCTGCGCCGCAACCGCGCCACCGTGTACGCCGCCGTCAGCGAGGACCTGCGCTACCTCGACCGGCTGCCCGACGCCCCCGACCGCCCCGAGCGCATCCAGGCCATGGTCGCCGGGCCGGAGCCGCTGGTGCGCCTGGTCGGCCAGCGCATCGGCCGCCCCGCCGTCGACCACACCGCGCTGCTGGAGGTGCTGACCCGCCGCTACTACGGCAACCGGGGTCTGGTCGGCACCGTCGGCGTGCGCGACGCCGCGGGCCTGCGGTTCGTCACGGCCGAGCACACCAGCCCCAGCCGCCGCAGCCAGGTCGTCACCACGGCCGTGGACGTCACCGAGCTGCCCGCCGCGCTGAACGGGATCACCGAGCTGGCCGCCGGTGTGGCCGAGCGCTCACTGGTCGCCGACCTGTACGTGGCCTGGGAGGACCAGCCCGACACCGAGGCCATCGTCGCCCGGCTCTCGGAACTGCTGGCCCCGCTGGAGGTTCCGGCCTCGGTGCGCCGGATCACGGTGACCGTCGCGGGCACCCGCGGTGCGGTCATGCACCACCACTTCACGTTCCGGCCCTCCCCGGACGGCTTCGCGGAAGACCGCCTGATCCGTGGCCTGCACCCGCAGATCGCCCAGCGCCTGCAGCTGCAGCGCCTGCGCGAGTTCCACCTGACCCGCCTGCCCTCGACCGACGAGGAGATCTACCTCTTCAAGGCGGTCGCGCACAGCAACCCGGCCGACGAGCGCCTGTTCCTGATGGGCCAGGTGCGTGACCTGACCCCGCAGCGCAAGCCCGACGGCACGCTGATCGCGCTGCCCAGTGTCGAGAACGCGGTCATCAACGGGGTCGATGCGATCCGCGCCGCACAGGCCGCGACGCCGAACAACCGGCGCCTGGCCACCAACCGGATCATGATGTACGTCTGGCCGGTCACCGACCTGACCGACCCCGAGTTCGGCCTGCTCGTGCAGCGTCTCCTGCCCGCCGTGGTCGGCGCGGGTCTGGAGGAGGTCCAGTTCGTCGCCCGCCGCCGCAACGAGGCCGGCGAGATCGTCGACTTCGCCGTGCGCATCCAGCCGGCCCCCGGCCGGGGCGCCAAGGTCGTGGTCTGCGAGCCGCCGACCGAGCCGCTGCAGCCGCTGGACGACTACCGGCAGAAGGTGCTGCGCGCGGCCAGCCGCGGCAACGTCTACCCCTACGAGCTCACCGGCCTGCTGACCGGCGCCACCGGCAGCTTCACCGAGTACGACTTCGTGGACGGCGTCTTCGCGAAGGTCGAGCGCGCTCCCGGCGGCAACACCGCCGCGATCGTCGCCGGGGTGGCCACCACCCCGACCGACCGCCACCCGCAGGGCGTCACCCGCGTCGTCCTCCTGGGCGACCCGACCAAGGCGCTCGGCTCGCTGTCCGAGCCCGAATGCGCCCGCGTCATCGCGGCTCTCGACCTGGCCGACGAGCTGAAGGTGCCGCTGGAGTGGTACGCCCTCTCGGCCGGCGCGAAGATCTCGATGACGTCGGGCACCGAGAACATGGACTGGGTGGCGAAGGCGCTCAAGCGCATCGTGCTGTTCACCCAGGCCGGCGGCGAGATCAACGTCGTGGTGGCCGGTATCAACGTGGGCGCCCAGCCGTACTGGAACGCCGAGGCCACGATGCTGATGCACACCAAGGGCATCCTGGTGATGACGCCCGACTCGGCGATGGTGCTCACCGGTAAGCAGTCACTGGACTTCTCCGGCGGTGTCTCGGCCGAGGACAACTTCGGCATCGGCGGTTACGACCGGGTGATGGGCCCCAACGGCCAGGCCCAGTACTGGGCGCCCGACCTGGCCGGGGCGCGCGACATCCTGATGACGCACTACGACCACGCCTACATCGCGCCGGGTGAGAGCACCCCGCGCTCGGTCAGCACCAGCGACCCGCGCGATCGCGACATCCGCTCGTACCCGCACAGCGCGGGCGAGGAGTTCACCACGGTCGGCGAGATCTTCTCGTCCGAGTTCAACCCCGACCGCAAGAAGCCGTTCGACATCCGCACCGTGATGCGGGCGCTGTCCGACCAGGACCACCCGGTGCTGGAGCGCTGGGCGGGCATGGCCGAGAGCGACACCTCGGTGGTGCAGGACGCACACATCGGCGGGCACCCGGTGTGCCTGATCGGGATCGAGTCGAAGTCCGTCGCCCGCCGCGGCTTCCCGCCCACCGACGGCCCGGACACCTACACCGCGGGCACGCTGTTCCCGCAGTCGTCGAAGAAGACCGCGCGCGCCATCAACGCCGCCTCGGGCAACCGCCCCCTGGTGGTGCTGGCCAACCTGTCCGGCTTCGACGGCAGCCCCGAGTCGATGCGACGGCTGCAGCTGGAGTACGGCGCCGAGATCGGCCGCGCCATCGTCAACTTCGACGGGCCGATCATCTTCACCGTGATCTCCCGTTACCACGGCGGCGCTTTCGTGGTGTTCTCCAAGGCGCTCAACCCGAACATGACGGTGCTGGCACTGGAGGGCTCGTTCGCCTCGGTGCTCGGTGGCGCTCCCGCCGCCGCCGTCGTGTTCGCCGGCGAGGTCAACAAGCGCACCTCGAAGGACCCCCGGGTCGCCGACCTCCAGGCCCAGGTGCTCGCCGTCACCGGCGCCGAGCGGGCCGCGCTCAGCGCCAAGCTGGCCGAGGTCCACTCCTCGGTGCGGGCCGAGATGCTCGCGTCCGTGGCCGCCGAGTTCGACCGGGTGCACAGCATCCGCCGCGCGGTCGAGGTCGGCTCGGTCGACGAGATCGTCAGCGCGCAGCAGCTGCGGCCGCGCGTGATCACCGCGATCGAGAGCGGGCTGGCCCAGCGGTAA
- a CDS encoding zinc-binding dehydrogenase → MLAGRLNITTGVFGVEEIPEPHAGPGQVRIAVRAAGVCLSDVHVIQGMLKPAALREGSVTMGHETAGVIDEVGPGVEHLRAGQRVLLLAGELMGDRIVTRGVDYDGGWAQYAVATAGTVVPIPDSLPFEQACFVPDAVSTPWAAISSTAGVQPARAAGVWGIGGLGVHAVQLLRLVGAAPVIAVDPLPAARSRALAFGADLALDPRAEDFNARVQEATGGLGLAYAFDFAGAGVVREQAVRVLGVGGLLVLIGLSDEPLTIPSATIFTYFQQQVRGHYGSRPEHIHELLALIAAGRLDLSRSVSDVLPLSEAVEAVHRLDTKKGDPVRLVLTP, encoded by the coding sequence GTGCTCGCCGGACGTCTGAACATCACCACCGGGGTCTTCGGGGTGGAGGAGATTCCCGAGCCGCACGCCGGGCCCGGGCAGGTGCGGATCGCGGTGCGGGCGGCCGGGGTGTGCCTGTCCGACGTGCACGTGATCCAGGGGATGCTGAAACCGGCCGCGTTGCGCGAGGGTTCAGTGACGATGGGGCACGAGACGGCGGGCGTGATCGACGAGGTCGGTCCCGGGGTGGAGCATCTGCGGGCCGGGCAGCGGGTGCTGCTGCTGGCCGGTGAGCTGATGGGCGATCGCATCGTGACCCGGGGCGTGGACTACGACGGCGGCTGGGCGCAGTACGCGGTGGCGACGGCGGGCACGGTGGTGCCGATCCCGGATTCCCTGCCGTTCGAGCAGGCCTGTTTCGTGCCCGACGCGGTCTCCACGCCGTGGGCGGCGATCAGCTCGACCGCCGGGGTGCAGCCGGCCCGGGCGGCCGGGGTGTGGGGCATCGGCGGTCTGGGCGTGCACGCGGTGCAGTTGCTGCGGCTGGTCGGGGCGGCGCCGGTGATCGCGGTCGACCCGTTGCCGGCGGCGCGTTCCCGGGCCCTGGCGTTCGGTGCCGACCTGGCCCTGGACCCGCGGGCCGAGGACTTCAACGCCCGGGTGCAGGAGGCCACCGGTGGGCTGGGCCTGGCCTACGCCTTCGACTTCGCCGGGGCGGGGGTGGTGCGCGAGCAGGCGGTGCGGGTGCTGGGTGTGGGCGGTCTGCTGGTGCTGATCGGCCTGAGCGACGAACCCCTGACCATCCCCTCGGCCACGATCTTCACGTACTTCCAGCAGCAGGTGCGCGGGCACTACGGTTCGCGCCCCGAGCACATCCACGAGCTGCTGGCCCTGATCGCCGCGGGCCGTCTCGACCTGTCCCGCTCGGTCAGTGACGTGCTGCCGCTGAGCGAGGCGGTCGAGGCGGTGCACCGCCTCGACACCAAGAAGGGCGATCCGGTCAGGCTGGTGCTGACGCCCTGA
- a CDS encoding inositol monophosphatase family protein, translated as MPPTPSSPETPSSAPTSSSAPAAPTAAPPPASSPLDLRHARDVAVSIAQEAGSLLLRRYSTGVQSRPKGDAGDVVTDLDLAAETLILARLQAAFPAHRIVAEESGVHEAIGAASSEGGWTWLVDPLDGTNNVAIGLPAFVVGLALCAGETTVVGVVHDPVQNQTWSAVKGSGAHGPQGLLRPGARPMTHGPVLGWTQGHGVPRTDSRARALKLVMERNSYRTLQLWAPLICWIMLARGHIDGFIGYHAEAVDLPAGSIIAAEAGIEIVSLDGGPFCETIAETERRSFVAGHPHTLEALLSLVRAADGLAPHLEGLPLLRPR; from the coding sequence ATGCCGCCGACGCCCAGCTCACCCGAGACACCCTCGTCGGCCCCCACGTCGAGTTCCGCGCCCGCCGCCCCGACGGCCGCACCACCCCCCGCATCCTCACCTCTCGACCTCCGGCACGCCCGCGACGTCGCGGTCTCGATCGCCCAGGAGGCCGGATCGCTTCTGCTGCGGCGCTACTCGACCGGGGTGCAGAGCCGGCCCAAGGGTGACGCGGGTGACGTCGTGACCGACCTCGATCTGGCCGCCGAGACCCTGATCCTGGCCCGGTTGCAGGCGGCCTTCCCGGCGCACCGCATCGTGGCCGAGGAGTCCGGGGTGCACGAGGCGATCGGCGCGGCGTCGTCGGAGGGCGGGTGGACCTGGCTGGTCGACCCGCTCGACGGCACGAACAACGTGGCGATCGGGCTGCCCGCCTTCGTCGTCGGGCTGGCCCTGTGCGCGGGCGAGACGACCGTCGTGGGCGTGGTGCACGACCCGGTGCAGAACCAGACCTGGTCGGCGGTGAAGGGGTCCGGCGCGCACGGTCCGCAGGGTCTTCTGCGGCCCGGGGCCCGCCCGATGACGCACGGGCCGGTGCTCGGCTGGACGCAGGGGCACGGCGTCCCCCGCACCGACTCCCGGGCCCGCGCCCTGAAACTGGTGATGGAGCGCAACTCCTACCGCACCCTCCAGCTGTGGGCCCCCCTGATCTGCTGGATCATGCTGGCGCGCGGGCACATCGACGGATTCATCGGCTACCACGCCGAGGCCGTCGACCTGCCGGCGGGCAGCATCATCGCGGCCGAGGCGGGCATCGAGATCGTCTCCCTCGACGGGGGCCCGTTCTGCGAGACGATCGCCGAGACCGAACGGCGCAGCTTCGTGGCCGGGCACCCGCACACCCTCGAGGCCCTGCTGTCACTGGTGCGCGCCGCCGACGGACTGGCCCCGCACCTGGAGGGCCTACCCCTGCTCAGACCCCGCTGA